In the genome of Cercospora beticola chromosome 2, complete sequence, one region contains:
- a CDS encoding uncharacterized protein (BUSCO:EOG092624UF): protein MDDGHANNTPSSSQRPPLSLIANAAASALPAPVVPIHHHHHHQYHRSSSLEAGSHELQSLSSQHRPEASSSRLLSQDDDDYAEYHSSDSDAHSPSMPSRKSKSPNPRSGSLRHKSSDSSSLNGKTTNTDMNGGQFLERRKNAHLEPLSYADDDDDSASARDRLMGRSNFSLDDNPHEKADGSQGGESKGFFELPMQDRRNFLLLVLLYFLQGIPMGLAGGSIPFLLKSHLSYSQIGVYSLASYPYSLKLLWSPIVDAIWSARVGRRKSWILPIQTLSGFGMLYLGSTATQMMESAGADGGAGIWGFTGWWFSLVFMCATQDIAVDGWALTLLSQSNLSYASTAQTVGLTGGQFLSYTVFLALNSPDFANKWFRSQSLDVGLITLDGYLTFFGWFYLLVTLGLAVLKTEERTKENESVWGVYKTMGGIMKLKNIQTFIIIHLIAKIGFQANDAVTNLKLIDKGFSQEDLALVVLIDFPFEMGLGYYAGKWSEQYQPVRVWCWAFVGRLVAAVFAQLTVMFFPTGGMTTSYLLVIIVEHVFSTFMSTVMFVAISAFHAKISDPAIGGTYMTLLATVSNLGGTFPRFFILKAVDAFTQATCIPSTGKHPGELKGELITQSFSCVAEAEKHRCIDGGGVCQIGRDGYYIVNILCVLFGIITFWGYIKPRALGLQALPMRAWRLAG from the exons ATGGACGACGGCCATGCCAACAACacaccatcatcatcgcaacgCCCCCCACTTTCCTTGATCGCCAACGCTGCTGCCTCGGCGCTGCCCGCTCCCGTTGTTCccattcatcatcaccaccatcaccagTACCATCGTTCATCATCTCTCGAAGCCGGGTCCCACGAATTGCAATCATTGAGCAGTCAGCATCGCCCAGAagcttcatcttccagaCTCCTCTCccaggacgacgacgactacgCCGAATATCACTCTTCCGATTCTGACGCTCACTCTCCATCGATGCCCTCGCGAAAATCCAAATCACCCAACCCACGCAGCGGGTCTCTCCGCCATAAGTCCAGCGATTCGTCCTCGCTCAACGGTAAAACCACAAACACCGACATGAACGGCGGGCAATTCCTCGAACGCCGCAAGAATGCCCATCTCGAACCCCTATCCTAcgccgacgatgacgacgacagcgCGTCCGCCCGCGACCGATTGATGGGGCGGAGCAACTTCTCCCTCGACGATAACCCACATGAGAAAGCAGATGGATCACAAGGGGGAGAGAGCAaaggcttcttcgagcttcCCATGCAAGACCGTCGAAatttccttctcctcgtcctgTTATACTTCCTGCAAGGCATTCCAATGGGTCTCGCCGGTGGCAGCATACCCTTCCTACTCAAGTCACACTTGAGCTACAGCCAAATCGGAGTCTACTCTCTCGCTTCCTATCCATACAGCTTAAAACTGCTCTGGTCACCCATTGTCGATGCCATCTGGTCCGCGCGAGTGGGAAGGAGAAAAAGTTGGATTTTGCCTATACAAACGCTCTCTGGCTTCGGCATGCTGTATCTGGGGAGTACTGCGACACAGATGATGGAAAGCGCGGGAGCAGATGGCGGGGCCGGAATTTGGGGCTTCACGGGTTGGTGGTTCAGTCTGGTGTTCATGTGCGCAACACAGGATATTGCTGTGGACGGATGGGCATTGACACTGCTATCGCAATCCAATTTGAGCTACGCGAGTACGGCGCAAACAGTTGGATTGACAGGAGGACAATTCTTGAGCTACACGGTTTTCCTGGCATTGAACTCGCCCGATTTCGCGAATAAATGGTTCCGTTCGCAGTCTCTGGACGTTGGATTGATCACACTGGACGGATACCTAACATTCTTTGGATGGTTCTATCTGCTCGTCACGTTGGGCCTTGCAGTCTTGAAGACGGAAGAACGAACAAAAGAGAATGAGAGCGTCTGGGGCGTGTACAAGACAATGGGAGGCATTATGAAGTTGAAGAACATCCAGACCTTCATCATCATTCACTTGATCGCCAAGATCGGCTTTCAGGCCAACGACGCTGTCACGAACCTCAAATTGATCGATAAGGGGTTCAGCCAAGAAGACCTGGCTCTCGTCGTTCTCATCGATTTTCCCTTTGAAATGGGACTGGGGTACTATGCCGGCAAATGGTCAGAACAATACCAGCCCGTACGTGTCTGGTGTTGGGCCTTCGTAGGGCGGCTGGTTGCAGCAGTCTTTGCGCAGTTGACTGTCATGTTTTTCCCGACCGGCGGGATGACAACTTCCTATCTGCTGGTCATTATTGTCGAGCACGTCTTTTCAACGTTCATGTCCACGGTAATGTTCGTGGCAATTTCAGCTTTCCATGCCAAGATCAGTGATCCAGCCATTGGAGGGACTTACATGACCTTATTGGCGAC TGTTTCCAACCTCGGCGGGACATTCCCTCGCTTCTTCATCCTTAAAGCCGTCGATGCTTTCACTCAAGCTACTTGCATACCTTCCACTGGTAAACATCCCGGAGAACTCAAAGGCGAGCTTATTACACAGTCCTTCAGCTGCGTGGCTGAGGCAGAAAAGCATCGTTGTATAGATGGAGGCGGAGTATGCCAAATTGGGCGCGACGGGTACTATATTGTAAACATTCTGTGTGTCCTATTCGGAATCATTACGTTCTGGGGCTACATCAAGCCGCGAGCGCTTGGGTTACAGGCGTTGCCCATGAGGGCTTGGAGGTTGGCAGGATGA